From the Oncorhynchus nerka isolate Pitt River linkage group LG20, Oner_Uvic_2.0, whole genome shotgun sequence genome, one window contains:
- the LOC115102818 gene encoding zinc finger and SCAN domain-containing protein 2-like — protein sequence MASCNFQAQLVSIMEVLAKAAVAEINKRVDDSCAVIRLEMTQSQRDIDVLKRKCQMMEGELKKTRVRRKVFYPMASARSSYPVKIVLNKQRSNSQWRDGEDSQPQPTDVEQRAETEPILIKDEETAEDVWKTDPQEELRITGEESGSKPGQPPSFEQRHCDVDFITQPNISPEDSVEHYPNSDGPEEPGTPQLTSTDVFSTEQHRPDEDSQDLVMVKDEKEEELDQTTSLTGPDQFVMDETDGQLWTSVDPGRDTDPDGHQMFSFHASEEYSQNISFFPSHCGLPSLPTMTDGVGPSVHSRGKPHANMFSAAAHMKRHVRTLADETRQQMPEEQSSETLNSNNDGNSLALQPRQHQQRASEATVRMSECMTGSNMATTSTFSGYSLSRSSFNMVKRMRTQWRSGGTTERRFREKPHTCEQCGRSFTKQWNLIRHAVVHSGEKPYECTQCGKCFTRRSSMKSHQRTHIGESPVSQHVVPRYPLDPHTSLMLSQARWNK from the exons ATGGCCAGCTGCAATTTCCAGGCGCAGTTGGTATCTATTATGGAGGTATTGGCTAAAGCAGCTGTAGCAGAAATAAACAAACGAGTTGATGATAGCTGTGCAGTTATACGTTTGGAAATGACCCAAAGCCAGCGAGATATTGATGTACTGAAAAGGAAGTGTCAAATGATGGAGGGCGAGCTGAAGAAGACGCGAGTCAGGAGAAAAG TTTTTTACCCCATGGCATCAGCAAGATCTTCATATCCAGTCAAGATTGTTTTGAACAAGCAGAGGAGTAACTCacagtggagagatggagaggactcTCAACCCCAG CCTACAGATgtggagcagagagcagagactgaACCAATACTGATCAAAGATGAGGAGACGGCAGAGGATGTGTGGAAGACTGACCCTCAGGAAGAGCTCAGGATCACTGGAGAGG AGTCTGGTTCCAAGCCTGGGCAACCACCATCCTTTGAGCAACGGCATTGTGATGTGGACTTCATCACACAACCCAACATATCTCCTGAAGACTCAGTGGAACATTACCCCAATTCTGATGGTCCAGAGGAACCAGGCACACCCCAGCTCACATCTACAGACGTTTTCAGCACAGAGCAGCACCGGCCAGATGAGGACTCACAAGATCTAGTGATGGTGAAggatgagaaagaggaggagctggATCAGACCACGTCCCTTACAGGACCTGACCAGTTTGTCATGGATGAGACTGATGGGCAGCTGTGGACCTCTGTGGATCCAGGCAGAGATACTGACCCAGATGGCCACCAAATGTTCTCATTTCATGCCTCAGAAGAGTACTCTCAGAATATCTCTTTTTTCCCATCTCATTGTGGGCTGCCATCCCTGCCTACTATGACAGATGGTGTAGGGCCATCGGTTCATTCTAGAGGGAAACCACATGCTAACATGTTCAGTGCAGCAGCACACATGAAAAGACATGTCAGGACATTGGCTGATGAGACTAGACAACAGATGCCAGAAGAACAGAGCAGTGAGACGCTGAACTCAAATAATGATGGAAATAGTTTAGCTTTACAGCCAAGGCAGCATCAGCAAAGGGCTTCAGAAGCAACAGTGAGAATGAGTGAGTGCATGACAGGGTCAAACATGGCCACCACCTCCACCTTCTCTGGATACAGCCTGAGTCGCAGTAGTTTTAACATGGTGAAGAGAATGAGGACTCAGTGGAGGTCGGGCGGCACCACTGAGAGGCGTTTCAGAGAGAAACCGCACACCTGCGAACAGTGTGGCAGGAGTTTCACCAAGCAGTGGAACCTGATCAGACATGCTGTGGTCCACAGCGGGGAGAAGCCCTACGAGTGCACACAGTGTGGGAAATGCTTCACCCGGCGCTCCAGTATGAAGTCACATCAGAGAACTCACATAGGAGAGAGTCCAGTGTCTCAACATGTTGTACCCCGATACCCCTTGGATCCACATACAAGTTTAATGTTGTCTCAGGCCAGGTGGAATAAATAG
- the LOC115102816 gene encoding zinc finger protein 782-like — MASCNFQSQLVSIMEILAKAAVAEINKRVDDSCAVIRLEVTQSQRDIDGLKRKCQMMEGELKKTRGRVRRKAERSLYPVKIVLNKQRICSQWRDGEMAVEEDSQPQPTDVEQRAETEPILIKDEETAEDVWKTDPQEELRITGEESGSKPGQPPSFEQRHFDEDFITQPNISPEDSVEHYPNSDGPKEPCTPRCTSVEKSKVFSTEQHRPAEDEDSQELVMVKDEKEEDLDQTTVLAGPDQFVMDETDGQRWTSVDPGRETDPEGHPDFSFHSTEEYSQNISIFPPHSGLPSLPTMTDGVGPSVHSSRGKPHANMFSTAAHMKRHVRTLADETRQQMPEEQSSETLNSNNDGNSLALQPRQHQHRASEATVRMSECMTGSNMATTSTFSGYSLSRSSFNMVKRMRTQWRSGGTTERRFSCTFCGKSFQRFSQLKEHLRSHTGEKPYTCEQCGRSFTKQCNLIRHAVVHSGEKPYECSQCGKCFTQRSSMKSHQRTHIGESPVSQHVVPAYPGDPHTSLMLSQTRWNK; from the exons ATGGCCAGCTGCAATTTTCAGTCGCAGTTAGTATCTATTATGGAGATATTGGCTAAAGCAGCTGTAGCAGAAATAAACAAACGAGTTGATGATAGCTGTGCAGTTATACGTTTGGAAGTGACCCAAAGCCAGCGAGATATTGATGGACTGAAAAGGAAGTGTCAAATGATGGAGGGCGAGCTGAAGAAGACGCGAGGACGAGTCAGGAGAAAAG CAGAGAGATCTTTATATCCAGTCAAGATTGTTTTGAACAAGCAGAGGATTTGCTCacagtggagagatggagagatggccgTTGAAGAGGACTCTCAACCCCAG CCTACAGATgtggagcagagagcagagactgaACCCATACTGATCAAAGATGAGGAGACGGCAGAGGATGTGTGGAAGACTGACCCTCAGGAAGAGCTCAGGATCACTGGAGAGG AGTCTGGTTCCAAGCCTGGGCAACCACCATCCTTTGAGCAACGGCACTTTGATGAGGACTTCATCACACAACCCAACATATCTCCTGAAGACTCAGTGGAACATTACCCCAATTCTGATGGTCCAAAGGAACCATGCACACCACGGTGTACGTCTGTAGAGAAATCAAAGGTGTTCAGCACAGAGCAGCACCGGCCAGCCGAGGATGAGGACTCGCAAGAGCTAGTGATGGTGAAGGATGAgaaagaggaggatctggatcaGACCACGGTCCTGGCAGGACCTGACCAGTTTGTCATGGATGAGACTGATGGGCAGCGGTGGACATCTGTGGATCCAGGCCGAGAAACTGACCCTGAAGGCCACCCAGATTTCTCATTTCATTCCACAGAAGAGTACTCTCAGAATATATCAATTTTTCCACCTCACAGTGGGCTGCCATCCCTGCCTACTATGACAGATGGTGTAGGGCCATCGGTTCACTCTTCTAGAGGGAAACCACATGCTAACATGTTCAGTACAGCAGCACACATGAAAAGACATGTCAGGACATTGGCTGATGAGACTAGACAACAGATGCCAGAAGAACAGAGCAGTGAGACGCTGAACTCAAATAATGATGGAAATAGTTTAGCTTTACAGCCAAGGCAGCATCAGCACAGGGCTTCAGAAGCAACAGTGAGAATGAGTGAGTGCATGACAGGGTCAAACATGGCCACCACCTCCACCTTCTCTGGATACAGCCTGAGTCGCAGTAGTTTTAACATGGTGAAGAGAATGAGGACTCAGTGGAGGTCGGGCGGCACCACTGAGAGGCGTTTCAGCTGCACCTTCTGTGGGAAGAGCTTCCAGCGTTTCAGCCAGCTCAAAGAACACCTCCGGAGTCACACCGGAGAGAAACCGTACACCTGCGAACAGTGTGGCAGGAGTTTCACCAAGCAGTGCAACCTGATCAGACATGCTGTGGTCCACAGCGGGGAGAAGCCCTACGAGTGCTCACAGTGTGGGAAATGCTTCACCCAGCGCTCCAGTATGAAGTCACATCAGAGAACTCACATAGGAGAGAGTCCAGTGTCTCAACATGTGGTACCTGCATACCCTGGGGATCCACACACAAGTTTAATGTTGTCTCAGACGAGATGGAACAAATAA